A part of Sulfurifustis variabilis genomic DNA contains:
- a CDS encoding YiiD C-terminal domain-containing protein, whose product MNREELERYLHRHIPLSQAMGVSVREASPAGVVLAAPLAPNINHRETVFGGSASAVAILAAWALVHVRLQDAGIRSRLVIQRNTMRYEQPILGDFTARSEIRDPAAWATFLKTLTRRNRARIAVTATLHCQGEKVGELEGDFVAFGGGGGVRGSSNE is encoded by the coding sequence ATGAACCGAGAGGAACTCGAACGGTACCTCCACCGGCACATCCCGCTGTCGCAGGCGATGGGGGTCTCGGTCCGGGAGGCGAGCCCGGCGGGCGTCGTCCTCGCCGCGCCGCTCGCGCCGAACATCAATCACCGGGAGACGGTGTTCGGCGGCAGCGCATCGGCCGTCGCCATCCTCGCCGCGTGGGCGCTGGTGCACGTGCGCCTCCAGGACGCCGGCATCCGCAGCCGCCTCGTGATCCAGCGAAACACGATGCGCTACGAGCAGCCGATCCTCGGCGATTTCACGGCGCGCTCGGAGATCCGCGACCCGGCGGCGTGGGCGACGTTCCTCAAGACGCTCACGCGCCGGAACCGGGCGAGGATCGCCGTCACGGCGACCCTCCACTGTCAGGGCGAAAAGGTGGGAGAGCTCGAAGGCGACTTCGTCGCCTTCGGGGGCGGCGGGGGGGTGAGAGGATCGTCGAACGAATAA
- a CDS encoding glutaredoxin family protein, whose amino-acid sequence MPARIHPAVAAIALFVAVSDASAVDVYKWKDAQGRTHISDRPPADAQAERLQIRTFSAPVETGPVDAAPAAGQNVVMLTTTWCGVCKRARNWLTEKGIPFTEHDVERSETGKAEYRRLAGRGVPIILVGNQRMDGFDPNRLAAMLKRGE is encoded by the coding sequence ATGCCCGCGAGAATACACCCGGCGGTTGCCGCGATCGCCCTGTTCGTCGCCGTATCGGATGCGTCGGCGGTCGACGTCTATAAATGGAAGGACGCGCAGGGCAGGACCCATATCTCCGACCGGCCGCCCGCGGACGCACAGGCCGAGCGCCTGCAGATCCGCACCTTTTCCGCCCCCGTCGAGACCGGGCCGGTGGACGCGGCGCCTGCCGCAGGTCAGAACGTCGTCATGTTGACCACCACCTGGTGCGGCGTGTGCAAGCGGGCGCGCAACTGGCTCACCGAAAAAGGCATCCCCTTCACCGAGCACGACGTCGAGCGGAGCGAAACGGGCAAGGCGGAGTATCGCCGGCTGGCGGGAAGAGGGGTGCCGATCATCCTGGTCGGCAACCAGCGGATGGACGGTTTCGATCCCAATCGACTCGCCGCGATGCTGAAGCGCGGCGAGTAG
- a CDS encoding NADPH-dependent F420 reductase yields the protein MRMGTRLAGNLHETPDHGEHAMETNPPANPGRRAFLLVPAAALLLSGLPGHGGERKPLKIGIIGAGRIGGTLGELWVKAGHEVLLSSRHPERLEDLARRLGPRARAGTPREAAVFGDVILMSVPYGALPQVGRDLAAELAGKIVLDTGNPYPSRDGDMAVAARAKGTGVASAGFLPGVRLVRAFNSLPHTALRSEAHRSGERAAVPLAADDEEALRVAARLVEDAGFEPVAVGPLARAKEFDVGTAVYGKALTARELRRGLGLARP from the coding sequence ATGCGCATGGGGACCCGGCTGGCTGGTAACCTGCACGAAACCCCCGACCACGGTGAGCACGCCATGGAAACGAACCCACCCGCAAATCCGGGACGACGCGCATTTCTCCTCGTTCCCGCCGCCGCCCTGCTGCTTTCGGGTCTACCGGGGCATGGGGGCGAACGAAAGCCGCTCAAGATCGGCATCATCGGCGCGGGGCGCATAGGGGGGACGCTCGGCGAGCTGTGGGTGAAGGCGGGCCACGAAGTGCTGTTGTCGTCGCGCCATCCGGAGCGGCTCGAAGATCTGGCCCGACGTCTGGGACCGAGGGCGCGGGCCGGCACGCCGCGGGAGGCGGCGGTCTTCGGCGACGTCATATTGATGTCGGTGCCCTACGGCGCGCTGCCGCAGGTGGGTCGCGATCTGGCGGCGGAGCTCGCGGGCAAGATCGTACTCGACACCGGCAACCCCTACCCTTCGCGCGACGGCGACATGGCGGTCGCCGCGCGGGCAAAGGGCACGGGCGTCGCCTCCGCCGGGTTCCTGCCCGGCGTGCGCCTCGTCCGCGCCTTCAACTCGCTGCCGCACACGGCGCTGCGCAGCGAAGCCCACCGTTCGGGCGAGCGCGCGGCCGTTCCTCTCGCCGCCGACGACGAGGAAGCGCTCCGGGTCGCCGCGCGACTGGTGGAAGACGCGGGCTTCGAACCCGTCGCGGTCGGTCCGCTCGCCCGCGCGAAGGAGTTCGACGTCGGCACCGCCGTGTACGGCAAGGCGCTCACCGCGCGGGAGCTGCGCCGGGGTCTCGGACTCGCGCGACCCTGA
- a CDS encoding DUF4142 domain-containing protein translates to MKGLIRSSVSPFVAALVFAPAAWALDEGSSSFLKEAAQGGLAEVELAEVAQERAARKEVKDLAKKIEDHHKKANDQLKSLAENKDVELPDEPAKQHKQTKEQLEKLKGAQFDQAYLQTMVQEHQKDIRKFEQQAKSAKDPEVKQFASQTLPTLKEHLKQAQALQKPSSSK, encoded by the coding sequence ATGAAGGGACTCATTCGCTCGTCCGTTTCCCCGTTCGTCGCCGCCCTGGTGTTCGCGCCCGCCGCCTGGGCGCTCGACGAGGGCAGCAGCTCGTTTCTGAAGGAGGCCGCGCAGGGCGGGCTGGCCGAGGTGGAGCTGGCCGAGGTCGCCCAGGAGCGCGCGGCGCGCAAGGAGGTGAAGGATCTCGCCAAGAAGATCGAGGACCATCACAAGAAGGCCAACGATCAGCTCAAGTCGCTTGCCGAGAACAAGGACGTGGAGCTGCCCGACGAGCCGGCGAAGCAGCACAAGCAGACGAAGGAGCAGCTCGAGAAGCTCAAGGGCGCGCAGTTCGACCAGGCCTATCTGCAGACGATGGTTCAGGAGCACCAGAAGGACATCAGGAAGTTCGAGCAACAGGCGAAGTCGGCCAAGGACCCGGAAGTGAAGCAGTTCGCCTCGCAGACGCTGCCCACCCTCAAGGAGCATCTGAAACAGGCGCAGGCCCTGCAGAAGCCGTCATCGTCCAAATAA
- a CDS encoding TusE/DsrC/DsvC family sulfur relay protein: MDLDVGGRPVRTDEQGYLLDPEDWSEDFAERTAARDGIALYDDHWGLILYFREHYQATGLVPTMHMLVRTLGRHHGAHFHDEKTYQRFLYRLFPSDPVRELCKLAGLPKPPPDT, from the coding sequence ATGGATCTCGACGTCGGCGGTCGGCCCGTCCGGACGGACGAGCAGGGATACCTGCTCGACCCGGAGGACTGGAGCGAGGATTTCGCCGAGCGGACGGCGGCGCGGGACGGCATCGCGCTCTACGACGATCACTGGGGCCTGATTCTTTACTTCCGCGAGCACTACCAGGCGACCGGCCTGGTGCCCACCATGCACATGCTCGTGCGCACGCTCGGCCGACACCACGGCGCGCACTTCCACGACGAGAAGACGTACCAGCGCTTTCTTTACCGCCTGTTCCCGAGCGACCCGGTACGCGAGCTCTGCAAGCTGGCCGGCCTGCCGAAGCCCCCGCCGGACACCTGA
- a CDS encoding CBS domain-containing protein has translation MQIQEIMRSRIETVSPSITLQEAARKMCDLNIGSLAVEDGGDLIGMVTDRDICCRAVAEGRSPTTTRVSEIMTADVAYCFEDEDITDAAQQMEHKHIRRLAVLNRRKQMVGFLSVDDLAHYSHDLAGEVLERASPQSH, from the coding sequence ATGCAGATACAGGAGATCATGAGGTCCCGGATCGAGACCGTGAGCCCGAGCATCACGCTGCAGGAGGCGGCTCGCAAGATGTGCGATCTCAACATCGGTTCGCTCGCCGTCGAGGACGGCGGCGACCTGATCGGCATGGTGACCGACCGCGACATCTGCTGCCGCGCGGTGGCCGAGGGCAGGAGCCCGACGACGACCAGGGTCAGCGAGATCATGACGGCCGACGTCGCCTACTGCTTCGAGGACGAGGACATCACCGACGCCGCGCAGCAGATGGAGCACAAGCACATCCGCCGCCTGGCGGTCCTCAACCGCCGCAAGCAGATGGTCGGGTTTCTCTCGGTCGACGACCTGGCGCACTACTCGCACGATCTCGCCGGCGAGGTGCTCGAGCGCGCGAGCCCGCAGTCGCACTAG
- a CDS encoding FHA domain-containing protein produces the protein MGKLVIRYQGKQVGEVNLKLGDTRIGRKPGCDIVLNDAGVSGVHAVIKTVGMKSTLYDLDSTNGTFIENERVRKRELKHGETIVMGEHTLYYRDDPNLEPPTLGKRPAPPAPPAVQDKTVVLTAIAQLLAIEGKNKGKPVPLVKDEVTLENPGKNPARIYRTSDGYLLQAQVGPGEPRLNDKPVPPGGHLLENGDIIEVAGTKFQFLK, from the coding sequence ATGGGCAAGCTAGTCATTCGTTACCAGGGCAAGCAGGTCGGTGAGGTCAATCTCAAGCTCGGCGATACCCGAATCGGCCGCAAGCCGGGATGCGATATCGTCCTCAACGACGCGGGCGTCAGCGGCGTCCACGCGGTGATCAAGACGGTGGGCATGAAGTCCACCCTCTACGATCTCGACAGCACGAACGGCACGTTCATCGAGAACGAGCGCGTGCGCAAGCGCGAGCTGAAGCACGGCGAAACGATCGTCATGGGGGAGCACACGCTCTATTACCGCGACGATCCCAACCTCGAACCGCCCACGCTCGGTAAGCGCCCCGCGCCGCCCGCGCCGCCCGCCGTGCAGGACAAGACCGTCGTCCTCACGGCGATCGCGCAGCTCCTCGCCATCGAGGGCAAGAACAAGGGCAAGCCCGTGCCTCTGGTGAAGGACGAGGTCACGCTGGAGAACCCCGGAAAGAACCCGGCCCGCATTTACCGCACGTCCGACGGTTACCTCCTGCAGGCGCAGGTGGGACCCGGCGAGCCGCGCCTGAACGACAAGCCCGTGCCGCCGGGCGGTCACCTGCTCGAGAACGGGGACATCATCGAGGTCGCGGGAACCAAGTTCCAGTTCCTCAAGTAA
- a CDS encoding DUF3617 domain-containing protein translates to MRRLFMLLAGVAAGGMAAAAPPAMKPGLWEITTSMEMPGMPRSMPPTKIKRCYRAEEVQDLRRTLPEQQKANCTTSDWKQSGNTVNWTVSCGGDTPMTMTGSMTYAGDRYSGVSRMRMSQGGQVMHMTQKYDARRIGDCP, encoded by the coding sequence ATGAGGCGCTTATTCATGCTGCTTGCCGGCGTGGCCGCCGGCGGAATGGCGGCCGCCGCGCCGCCCGCGATGAAGCCCGGGCTCTGGGAGATCACGACGAGCATGGAGATGCCCGGCATGCCGCGGTCGATGCCGCCGACGAAGATCAAGCGCTGCTACCGGGCCGAGGAGGTCCAGGACCTTCGCAGGACGCTTCCCGAGCAACAGAAGGCGAACTGCACGACCTCCGACTGGAAACAGTCGGGGAACACGGTCAACTGGACGGTGAGCTGCGGCGGCGACACGCCCATGACCATGACGGGCAGCATGACCTATGCCGGCGACCGCTACAGCGGCGTCAGCAGGATGAGGATGAGCCAGGGCGGCCAGGTGATGCACATGACGCAGAAGTACGATGCCCGCCGCATCGGCGACTGCCCATAG
- a CDS encoding transglycosylase SLT domain-containing protein translates to MRGGRRPSRKRRRRRFRLGRFWPGARWRRRAWRAFRTAPLPFQLIAVAVLAGTLWAATNWMYQVARKPAELFFPVSRTLDKTPAETWRKYEPIFRAHATPVITPDFLAALAQVEGAGNPVARTYWRWEATWDPFGVYRPASSAVGMYQITDATYAEAKRLCIHDHAVVEDGPWHDPRSCWFNRFYLRVVPTHAVEMTSALLDRRVARTLERQGIAQPTLAQKQALAAIVHLCGAAAGDAYASRGFRLTPAQRCGDHLVADYLSRVDAMKALFGRLANAGTGSG, encoded by the coding sequence GTGCGCGGAGGGCGCCGGCCCTCGCGCAAGCGACGGCGCCGCCGATTTCGCCTCGGGCGCTTCTGGCCGGGCGCGCGCTGGCGCCGGCGGGCATGGCGCGCGTTCAGGACCGCGCCGCTCCCGTTCCAGCTGATCGCCGTCGCGGTGCTGGCCGGCACGCTGTGGGCGGCGACCAACTGGATGTACCAGGTTGCGCGCAAGCCGGCGGAGCTTTTCTTCCCGGTGAGCCGCACCCTCGACAAGACGCCGGCCGAAACGTGGCGCAAGTACGAGCCGATCTTCCGCGCGCACGCGACTCCCGTCATCACCCCGGATTTTCTCGCCGCGCTCGCGCAGGTCGAGGGCGCCGGCAACCCGGTCGCGCGCACGTATTGGCGCTGGGAGGCGACGTGGGATCCCTTCGGCGTGTACCGCCCGGCCTCGAGCGCGGTGGGCATGTACCAGATCACCGACGCGACGTACGCCGAGGCGAAGCGCTTGTGCATCCACGACCATGCGGTGGTCGAGGACGGACCGTGGCACGACCCGCGCTCGTGCTGGTTCAACCGCTTCTACCTGCGCGTCGTCCCGACTCACGCGGTCGAGATGACCTCCGCGCTGCTCGACCGGCGGGTCGCGCGCACGCTCGAGCGCCAGGGCATCGCGCAGCCGACCCTCGCTCAGAAGCAGGCGCTCGCCGCGATCGTTCACCTCTGCGGCGCGGCGGCGGGCGACGCGTACGCGAGCCGCGGCTTTCGCCTGACGCCCGCGCAGCGCTGCGGCGATCACCTCGTGGCGGACTATCTCTCCCGGGTCGACGCGATGAAGGCATTGTTCGGGCGTCTGGCGAACGCCGGAACGGGAAGCGGCTGA